Proteins encoded within one genomic window of Gemmatimonadaceae bacterium:
- a CDS encoding Maf family protein produces MAGDVTHPRVILASASPRRRDLLTLIGIPHEVRPANVDEALRAGEAPAAYVERLAREKALALGDHDVVAIGSDTTVVVDADVLAKPESEADAARMLHRLSGRSHVVLTGVAAAWRGRIASGVEEVGVTFRALSDADIARYIATGEPMDKAGAYGIQGYGATIVTRVDGDYFAVMGLAVNRLVRLLEDLGLRYPFGPLEATRP; encoded by the coding sequence GTGGCTGGAGACGTGACGCACCCGCGGGTGATCCTCGCCTCCGCTTCGCCGCGGCGGCGTGATCTGCTGACGCTGATCGGCATCCCGCACGAGGTGCGTCCGGCCAACGTGGATGAGGCCCTGCGTGCGGGCGAGGCGCCGGCGGCGTACGTCGAACGGCTGGCGCGCGAGAAGGCCCTTGCCCTCGGCGACCATGACGTGGTGGCGATCGGAAGCGATACGACGGTCGTCGTGGACGCCGACGTGCTGGCGAAGCCCGAATCGGAGGCCGACGCGGCGCGGATGCTGCATCGGTTGAGCGGGCGCTCGCACGTCGTGCTGACGGGCGTGGCTGCGGCCTGGCGGGGACGCATCGCGTCGGGCGTGGAGGAAGTGGGCGTCACCTTTCGCGCCTTGAGCGACGCAGACATCGCACGGTACATCGCCACCGGCGAGCCGATGGACAAGGCAGGGGCGTACGGCATTCAGGGGTACGGCGCCACGATCGTGACGCGGGTGGACGGCGACTACTTCGCGGTGATGGGGCTGGCCGTGAACCGCCTCGTGCGCCTGCTCGAGGATCTGGGGCTGCGCTATCCCTTCGGCCCGCTCGAGGCAACGCGGCCGTAG
- a CDS encoding glycosyltransferase family 9 protein: MIAATLDRICVVMMSAVGDAVHVLPVINAIKRAHPASHITWVLQPGPATLVRGHRSVDEIVLFDRTRGWRAFTDIRAQLAARRFDLVIDLQVYFKAGIVTSFTRAPVKLGFDRARARDMNWLFTNRRIPPHVGQHVQDQYFEFLTALGIAHEPVAWDLGPWPAERAWQREFFASMERPAAAIVVATSKPDKDWAPERWAQVADALRHDFDLQPVLVGGRSPRELHAEQVILERSTVAPRSALGSGLRNLVGIMDGAALVLSPDTGPLHAAVALDRPAVSLLGYTNPKRTGPYRRFHDLMIDAYGDPGEDYPISMENRPGRMPRIEVRDVLDRVERWRSAYGLGYGRVASSGPKG; this comes from the coding sequence ATGATCGCAGCGACCCTCGACCGAATCTGCGTCGTGATGATGAGCGCCGTTGGCGACGCCGTGCACGTGCTGCCGGTGATCAACGCCATCAAGCGCGCCCATCCCGCGAGCCACATCACGTGGGTGCTTCAACCGGGACCGGCCACGCTCGTGCGGGGGCACCGGTCGGTGGACGAGATCGTGCTGTTCGACCGGACCAGGGGGTGGCGCGCCTTCACCGACATCCGCGCGCAGCTCGCCGCGAGGCGGTTCGATCTCGTGATCGATCTCCAGGTGTACTTCAAGGCCGGCATCGTCACGTCGTTCACCCGCGCGCCGGTCAAACTCGGCTTCGACCGAGCGCGGGCGCGGGACATGAACTGGCTGTTCACCAATCGCCGGATCCCCCCGCACGTCGGCCAGCACGTGCAGGATCAGTATTTCGAGTTCCTCACGGCGCTCGGCATCGCGCACGAGCCCGTGGCGTGGGACCTGGGTCCCTGGCCCGCCGAGCGCGCATGGCAGCGCGAGTTCTTCGCGTCCATGGAGCGACCGGCCGCGGCCATCGTCGTCGCGACGAGCAAACCCGACAAGGACTGGGCGCCGGAACGCTGGGCCCAGGTGGCCGACGCCCTCCGCCATGACTTCGACCTGCAACCGGTGCTCGTCGGGGGGCGGTCGCCGCGCGAGCTGCACGCCGAGCAGGTTATACTTGAACGCTCAACGGTGGCGCCGCGCTCCGCGCTGGGCAGCGGGCTGCGCAATCTGGTGGGGATCATGGACGGCGCCGCGCTCGTGCTCTCGCCCGACACGGGACCGCTGCACGCGGCGGTGGCGCTCGATCGTCCCGCGGTGAGCCTCCTCGGCTATACCAACCCCAAGCGCACCGGGCCGTACCGCAGGTTCCACGACCTGATGATCGACGCCTACGGTGATCCCGGCGAGGACTATCCGATCTCGATGGAGAACCGCCCCGGTCGCATGCCGCGCATCGAGGTGCGCGACGTACTCGACCGCGTGGAGCGCTGGCGCTCGGCGTACGGGCTGGGCTACGGCCGCGTTGCCTCGAGCGGGCCGAAGGGATAG
- a CDS encoding glycosyltransferase family 9 protein produces MPRRLLLVSLDNLGDLVFASALTPPLVARFPGLSITLWCKDYTRDIGALVPHVERVIAADPFWDRAPGRGRGGFFRFAAAMVQVRRGGFDTAVLAAAPWRTARAVALCGVPVRIGLERRRNARWLTHALAPEDVRRPVMAEEARLLGPFGVAAQPLRYRLDARRLAPRPDVERALVHRVVALHPFASKRERCVPVPVWLDVARALEAQGYDPLWLGSTAELNEVRASGGRAGWIYVDQFGGRLVDTAAALARAVLFIGHDSGPLHVAGAFGVPALGIFAPGEPERTFPQGVGPFRMIVRPSPDGITAAEIVQEAIALGARAISSRP; encoded by the coding sequence GTGCCGCGGCGTCTGCTGCTGGTCAGCCTCGACAACCTCGGCGACCTCGTGTTCGCCTCGGCGCTCACGCCGCCGCTCGTAGCCCGATTCCCCGGCCTCAGCATCACCCTCTGGTGCAAGGACTACACGCGCGACATCGGCGCCCTGGTCCCGCACGTGGAACGCGTGATCGCCGCCGACCCGTTCTGGGACCGCGCGCCCGGACGCGGCCGTGGCGGCTTCTTCCGCTTTGCCGCTGCCATGGTGCAGGTGCGGCGGGGTGGGTTCGACACCGCTGTGCTGGCTGCCGCCCCCTGGCGGACGGCGCGCGCCGTCGCGCTGTGCGGCGTGCCGGTGCGCATCGGACTCGAGCGGCGCCGGAACGCGCGGTGGCTCACCCACGCGCTCGCGCCTGAGGACGTACGGCGCCCCGTCATGGCCGAGGAAGCGCGTCTGCTCGGCCCGTTCGGCGTCGCGGCCCAACCACTCCGGTACCGGCTCGACGCGCGCCGGCTCGCGCCGCGTCCCGACGTGGAGCGGGCCCTCGTGCACCGCGTGGTGGCGCTCCATCCGTTCGCCAGCAAGCGGGAACGGTGCGTCCCGGTGCCGGTGTGGCTCGACGTCGCCCGCGCACTCGAGGCACAGGGCTACGATCCCCTGTGGTTGGGAAGCACCGCCGAGCTGAACGAGGTGCGCGCCTCCGGCGGGCGGGCTGGATGGATCTATGTGGATCAGTTCGGCGGCCGGCTGGTGGACACCGCCGCGGCGCTGGCCCGAGCCGTGCTGTTCATCGGTCATGATTCCGGGCCGTTGCACGTCGCCGGCGCGTTCGGCGTACCGGCGCTGGGCATCTTCGCGCCCGGCGAGCCCGAGCGCACCTTCCCGCAGGGCGTGGGTCCGTTCCGCATGATCGTGCGGCCGTCGCCCGATGGCATCACGGCCGCCGAGATCGTACAGGAGGCGATCGCACTCGGCGCCCGCGCGATATCTTCCCGCCCATGA
- the dtd gene encoding D-aminoacyl-tRNA deacylase: protein MRILLQRVSRAEVRVDARVTGSIGRGFLLLVGFTHTDTETELAWMAEKVTGLRLFADADDKMNLALADVDGALLVVSQFTLYGDASKGRRPSFIDAARPDVAVLLYERFVALLRARGVPTETGEFGAMMDVELINDGPVTLWLET from the coding sequence ATGCGCATCCTGCTCCAGCGCGTGTCGCGGGCCGAAGTCCGCGTGGACGCGCGTGTCACCGGGTCCATTGGCCGCGGCTTTCTGCTGCTGGTGGGCTTCACGCACACCGACACGGAAACCGAACTTGCCTGGATGGCCGAGAAGGTGACCGGGCTGCGGCTGTTCGCCGACGCCGACGACAAGATGAACCTCGCGCTCGCCGACGTGGACGGCGCGTTGCTCGTGGTGTCGCAGTTCACGCTCTACGGCGACGCGTCCAAGGGGCGCCGGCCGAGTTTCATCGACGCGGCGCGGCCGGACGTGGCGGTCCTCCTGTACGAGCGGTTCGTGGCACTATTGCGGGCCCGGGGTGTGCCAACCGAAACCGGCGAGTTCGGCGCGATGATGGACGTGGAATTGATAAACGACGGCCCGGTGACGCTGTGGCTGGAGACGTGA